In one window of Helianthus annuus cultivar XRQ/B chromosome 17, HanXRQr2.0-SUNRISE, whole genome shotgun sequence DNA:
- the LOC110867269 gene encoding uncharacterized protein LOC110867269 has translation MEQSKNLHNFTFPSGLRWGKQHLLRCIDPVPAMYVVKDNESSDLGEANQKPSAGQPISTDDRQKKLDFGQNSSSSLIKASSPPNEGEENSPPSKYKCLKNLTSKASSPSPSPAIHSKDGADGGNIAEADGRRSMKTRPRRNLEKKEERPKFSIQLSRKEIEEDFIAMTGKKPPRKPNKRPRSLQVKLDALSPGLHLSKVHKDRYKVNENGKMRS, from the exons ATGGAGCAATCTAAAAATCTGCACAATTTCACTTTCCCTTCAGGGTTGAGGTGGGGGAAACAACATCTATTGAGATGCATTGATCCAGTTCCTGCAATGTATGTGGTTAAAGATAACGAATCTTCAGATTTAGGCGAGGCTAACCAGAAACCTTCTGCGGGACAACCTATTTCCACCGATGATCGGCAAAAGAAGTTGGATTTTGGGCAgaattcatcatcttctttgatCAAGGCGTCTTCACCCCCAAATGAAGGTGAAGAGAACTCACCGCCTTCAAAATacaaatgtttgaaaaatttgacATCCAAAGCCTCATCGCCATCGCCTTCGCCTGCGATTCACTCAAAAGATGGGGCTGACGGAGGAAATATTGCCGAGGCTGATGGTCGGAGATCGATGAAAACGAGGCCTAGAAGGAACCTTGAAAAAAAGGAAGAAAGACCGAAATTTTCAATCCAGCTCTCACGTAAGGAAATTGAAGAAGATTTCATTGCTATGACAGGGAAGAAACCACCAAGAAAACCTAATAAGCGACCTAGAAGTCTTCAGGTTAAACTAGAT GCTCTATCTCCTGGTTTACACCTGTCTAAAGTTCATAAGGATAGATACAAAGTGAACGAAAATGGAAAGATGCGAAGCTAG